A genomic segment from Nicotiana sylvestris chromosome 1, ASM39365v2, whole genome shotgun sequence encodes:
- the LOC104223218 gene encoding uncharacterized protein has translation MALRIHLLYPNYFPSLSTKTQINWVPSIYTLKNPHKFPKISCTNNNDMSDLELALDLATEVDKINTQMLQKQEALKKSRELLYLEFCNYTGLKSEEMKKKWKRLSEEEKWVLVKGFVLEWAAHFHPLSARSVKDLVDEYLVENTPESTSSAFFPGLKKLMGFSQDDN, from the coding sequence ATGGCTTTGAGAATTCATCTTCTTTACCCAAACTATTTCCCTTCACTATCCACAAAGACCCAAATCAATTGGGTTCCCTCCATTTATACCCTCAAAAATCCACACAAATTTCCGAAAATCTCATGTACCAACAACAACGACATGAGCGATTTAGAGCTGGCCTTAGATTTGGCAACAGAGGTTGATAAGATAAACACCCAGATGTTACAAAAACAGGAGGCACTGAAGAAAAGCAGAGAGCTATTGTATTTGGAATTTTGCAACTATACGGGCTTGAAATCGGAggaaatgaagaagaaatggaaGAGATTAAGTGAAGAGGAGAAATGGGTTTTGGTTAAAGGTTTTGTGTTAGAATGGGCTGCTCATTTTCATCCCTTGTCTGCTAGGTCTGTTAAAGATTTGGTTGATGAATACTTGGTCGAAAATACTCCTGAGTCTACTTCTTCTGCTTTTTTCCCTGGACTCAAAAAATTGATGGGATTTTCACAGGATGATAATTAA
- the LOC104223217 gene encoding protein trichome birefringence-like 12 isoform X1, with protein MASKFTPKLFSWLILPTLLLISLYSLSLPLYTPTPKPKIPISSSCNLFKGKWINDPNRKPIYDESCPFHRNAWNCLRNQRENMGRINSWKWVPDKCDLARIDPVEFLGLMRNKNIGFVGDSLNENFLVSFLCILRVADSGAKKWKRKGAWRGAYFPKFNVTVAYHRAVLLAKYEWQPKQLDDSNQDGLKGIYRVDVDIPADDWAHIGAFYDVLVFNTGHWWGFDKFPKETPLVFYKSGQPIQPPLEMFNGLKAVLENMIAYIEKELPGKTLKFWRLQSPRHFQGGDWNQNGSCTVDEPLDELQLDLWFDPRYNGVNKEARRLNHLIEEVLKGSNIRILDLTHLSEFRADAHPAIWLGKKDAVAVWGQDCMHWCLPGVPDTWVDILAQLMNHYILETG; from the exons TTTCTCATGGCTTATTCTACCAACATTGTTACTCATTTCTCTCTACTCTTTATCTCTTCCTCTTTACACTCCCACTCCAAAACCCAAAATTCCCATCTCATCCTCTTGTAATCTCTTCAAAGGCAAGTGGATCAACGACCCGAATCGCAAACCCATTTACGATGAGTCCTGCCCGTTTCACAGGAACGCCTGGAACTGCCTCAGAAACCAAAGGGAAAACATGGGTCGGATCAATTCATGGAAATGGGTACCCGACAAGTGTGATTTGGCTCGGATCGATCCGGTTGAGTTCTTGGGTTTAATGAGGAACAAGAATATTGGGTTTGTAGGGGATTCGTTGAATGAGAATTTCTTGGTTTCGTTTTTGTGTATACTAAGAGTAGCTGATTCTGGTGCAAAGAAATGGAAGAGAAAGGGGGCTTGGAGAGGAGCTTATTTTCCAAAGTTTAATGTTACTGTGGCTTATCATCGTGCTGTTTTGCTCGCGAAATATGA GTGGCAGCCAAAACAGCTTGACGACTCCAACCAAGATGGATTAAAGGGAATATATCGAGTAGATGTTGATATTCCAGCAGATGATTGGGCTCATATTGGTGCCTTTTATGATGTTCTAGTCTTCAACACTGGTCACTG GTGGGGCTTTGACAAATTTCCTAAAGAGACTCCTCTTGTTTTCTATAAGTCAGGGCAACCCATTCAACCTCCCTTAGAGATGTTTAATGGACTAAAGGCTGTTCTCGAGAATATGATTGCCTACATAGAAAAAGAATTACCAGGGAAAACACTTAAATTTTGGCGCTTGCAATCGCCAAGGCACTTTCAGGGGGGTGACTGGAATCAAAATGGTAGTTGTACAGTGGATGAACCCCTTGATGAACTTCAG CTTGACCTGTGGTTTGATCCCAGATATAATGGGGTTAACAAAGAAGCAAGGCGACTAAATCATCTCATTGAAGAGGTTCTAAAAGGCTCAAATATCAGAATCCTCGATCTGACTCACTTGAGCGAGTTCAGGGCAGATGCCCATCCTGCGATTTGGTTGGGGAAAAAGGATGCAGTGGCTGTCTGGGGTCAGGACTGTATGCACTGGTGCCTTCCAGGTGTTCCAGATACATGGGTTGATATTCTGGCCCAGCTTATGAATCATTATATTTTGGAGACAGGGTAA
- the LOC104223217 gene encoding protein trichome birefringence-like 12 isoform X2, whose protein sequence is MASKFTPKLFSWLILPTLLLISLYSLSLPLYTPTPKPKIPISSSCNLFKGKWINDPNRKPIYDESCPFHRNAWNCLRNQRENMGRINSWKWVPDKCDLARIDPVEFLGLMRNKNIGFVGDSLNENFLVSFLCILRVADSGAKKWKRKGAWRGAYFPKFNVTVAYHRAVLLAKYEWQPKQLDDSNQDGLKGIYRVDVDIPADDWAHIGAFYDVLVFNTGHWWGFDKFPKETPLVFYKSGQPIQPPLEMFNGLKAVLENMIAYIEKELPGKTLKFWRLQSPRHFQGGDWNQNGSCTVDEPLDELQI, encoded by the exons TTTCTCATGGCTTATTCTACCAACATTGTTACTCATTTCTCTCTACTCTTTATCTCTTCCTCTTTACACTCCCACTCCAAAACCCAAAATTCCCATCTCATCCTCTTGTAATCTCTTCAAAGGCAAGTGGATCAACGACCCGAATCGCAAACCCATTTACGATGAGTCCTGCCCGTTTCACAGGAACGCCTGGAACTGCCTCAGAAACCAAAGGGAAAACATGGGTCGGATCAATTCATGGAAATGGGTACCCGACAAGTGTGATTTGGCTCGGATCGATCCGGTTGAGTTCTTGGGTTTAATGAGGAACAAGAATATTGGGTTTGTAGGGGATTCGTTGAATGAGAATTTCTTGGTTTCGTTTTTGTGTATACTAAGAGTAGCTGATTCTGGTGCAAAGAAATGGAAGAGAAAGGGGGCTTGGAGAGGAGCTTATTTTCCAAAGTTTAATGTTACTGTGGCTTATCATCGTGCTGTTTTGCTCGCGAAATATGA GTGGCAGCCAAAACAGCTTGACGACTCCAACCAAGATGGATTAAAGGGAATATATCGAGTAGATGTTGATATTCCAGCAGATGATTGGGCTCATATTGGTGCCTTTTATGATGTTCTAGTCTTCAACACTGGTCACTG GTGGGGCTTTGACAAATTTCCTAAAGAGACTCCTCTTGTTTTCTATAAGTCAGGGCAACCCATTCAACCTCCCTTAGAGATGTTTAATGGACTAAAGGCTGTTCTCGAGAATATGATTGCCTACATAGAAAAAGAATTACCAGGGAAAACACTTAAATTTTGGCGCTTGCAATCGCCAAGGCACTTTCAGGGGGGTGACTGGAATCAAAATGGTAGTTGTACAGTGGATGAACCCCTTGATGAACTTCAG ATATAA